The Gopherus flavomarginatus isolate rGopFla2 chromosome 20, rGopFla2.mat.asm, whole genome shotgun sequence region CTaccgaagtcaatggaagttaagcATCTCCCCTTGGACCTAGTCATAAGCTGGATAAAAATGAGCGGAATGGGGCTGGTTAGAAAGCTGCATCTGGCTGCAcaaagcagggagagagaagtaaAGTGCATCTGTCAATGTCCTTTCTGAAACAGCTGACAATAGAGGGCAACGTGGGCTAGTTATTAgagcgactggtgacctggccAGGTCTCCTCAGACCACACCTGACTTCTGAGGCTGCAGTGAATGGCTGCAGATCCCCTGGATCGATCTATCACAAATTCCTTCCAGGAAGTTCTCTAATGCTGGGGATCAtcgtccttccttccttcccttctaccctcccctgccttcctccctcccatgGCTGGGAAGCGACCTGGGCTAAATCCCGCAGTCTCTGACTCAGGCAATGTTAAGTGGAAGCAGGAGTTTGGCCTGAAGAAGGATGACTGGACTGGCCAAGATTCTGCCCAATTTCTAGCCCAAGGGCATTACTCACAATGACACGGCTTCTCCTTTGCACCAATGTAAAGAAGAGTTTAGAGGAGCAGAAATTACATTCACACCCACTTCCAGGCCCCTGTGCGTTACCATGGTGGAAAGGGACTTAGAGAATCTGGTCCCCAGGGTCACTGTTAGGAGGCTGAATGTTTTGTGTGGTTTAACAGATAAGCCCACAGAAATCATAACGCTATTCGAGCACAATGTCTCTGCAGCCCAGTTCCTGTAAGCGCCTGTTATAACCCTCCCAGTAACACTGACTGACAGTGGTACAAAGCCCTATTTACTGCTCTAGGGATCCCAGCGTAATACTTTGCAATGTGCAGTGCTTTAAGGAACTGAAGGTAGGTGCTGAGCCTAACAGCAGCTGAGCACCCACCACTCCCCTTGACTTTGCTGAGTGTGGGAGGCACCCAGCATGTCACAGCAGGTGCCTCAGCACCATGCTGGATTAGGCCGTTATGctgtgttactcctgggggaattctgcaccactgtgcaggcacagaatttatgtccctcGCAGATTTCTTTACTTCCCtgaagaaaaatgacttctgacagggaggcaaagggaagccacaaaagcGGTTATATGACCCACcgcagcagtatgttttgggtgcccagggcagctggcagagaggtaaatcactgtcgGGCAGGAggcgggactggggaagacccagctggtggctcctagcCTATACTGGGCTTAGCTGCTAGACCCAGCTGGGCtcgggaggatgggacttcctcttcccctgcacagcatccggggctgggtcagacccacccccagatttatCCCCCAGCTCTGCAAAGTTCCCACCCTGCTttctgctcctcagctgcaggggggagggatccctgtatagGGAGCTGCTCCGCCATTTGCCCAACCACCCTGCATCCAGAGCCCCTCATGCCCTGACCATCCCACCAAGCCTCATCCCTCACATTCAGAACCCCCCCTTGCCAagtcccactccccctgcacctggaccaccctgatgagccacctgcacccagatccccacctCACTGAGCCCCAATGAGCTGCACCTGGATCCTTTTCCCTAcctcactgagccccactccctcagCATCTGGACCCACCACTGAGCCCCCACACTCCAGACCCCCCTGATGAGCTGTATGCCCTCCCAACTCAgaccccccctgctgagccccagccaacttcacctggacccctctgcagagtcccattactgttgcacccagaactccccaacaagcccctgtgcatccagattcccccCCTTTGctcagatcccccactgagctgctcgCACCTAGATTGCCCCACACACCCTTGGAACCCCCACCTGGATCcctgcacaccaaacccctccacacttggatctttgctgagcctgcctgtccactcctggtgcacctggcatggaggggcagggcgggtcattgcgctgtgtcagggttgggtgcagccttaCTGCTGAGTCCGTGTCCTGTGGGGAGcttcacagtgatctcccacctctgtgcagccagtggcctctgCTCcacagtgccatgctggagcctccacatttattgacaaataaaatttgcagaattttaaaatattgtgcacagaatgtttatttttttttggcacagaatgccctcaggagtagctGTATATAGAAATGTCTTCATGCACTGTGGGGGTGGAGCAACACTGCACAGTGGCTaagggcaggaaatgaaagggagCAATGTAGCCATCTGCAGCTACAGCAGTAATTTTACACTTTTAATGACCAGACTGGGGCAGAAAATGGATTTCCAACCCCACACAACTTTTCAAGAGATCGAAAAATGTTCCTGTCTCGAACggtgatgaaaagtcaaaattttcctgAATCAAAAACCATTTTTGGTTTGGGTGAAAAGATGCATTTTGGTTTAATAATTTTGGGATGTTTCCTTTCTATTTTGACCATATAAAATTAAGATAATGTGAAACTAAAATTTTGTTCAACTATAATTAGCTTAAACATCTAAGCAAGGCGTGATTTTGAACTCAagaactggaatttttcattttgcaattctgaaacttttttttatgtaaaaaaaaagtaatcaaaactgacccttttcccctggaaaaaaaaatctccatttcaaCAAGTGGGCATTTTCTGGCAACGAAATGTTTCCTCTAAAGATTCCTGACCAGCTCGAGTAATAACCCAAATGGGAAGTTGGCCAAGGAACCGGAGCCAGCTGCTCTCATCTTGCTGAAAGCATCCTCAGTGACTGGAAGTCACTGTTCATTCAAGCCCTCAGTCTGAAGGCTCAGTGGAAATCTGggccctcctgcagccccattCGGTTCAGTACGTAGGGAAACATGAGCTCAGGTTCTGGCCCTTAGTCATTCAGTTGTTATTAGCACTTTGATTCacagaaatgtcaggctggaagggaccttaaaaagTCATCAAGTCCCAGACCAAGTAAATTTAGACcgtccccgacaggtgtttgtccaatctgttcttaaaaacctccagtgacagggattccacaacctcccttggaagcctgttctagAGCTGAACTCCCCTgagagttagaaagattttcctaatatctcccgtaaatctcccttgctgcagattaagcccattactttttgtcttttttccagtggGCATGAACAGTTGATCACCGTCCTCTGTGAATCACCCCTTATCATATGTGTGCGTAACAAATGGTGTGTTAACACATTTGTTGTATCATCCTTCAAAAGAAACACAGATGCAAAGTGGGATAGAAAGTACCGGATTCCACTCTCAGAGACaccggtgtaaatccagagtaactccactgactgcaaCAGAGCTCCTCCAGGTTTACACTGCTGCAAaccagagcagaatctggcctaaaGCATTTAAAACGTCACCTTTCTTATTGCACAATAAGCTGAGCTTGATGCATTGACCAGATAAAAGACGCAACATAAACATCACTAATTGCATTTCCATCACTTTCTAATGAGGACAGAATGACATGTGATGTAAACTGGCAGCGCCTGCAGGCTCAGGCACCAGGAGAGCTCCAGCCATTGGTAACATCCTGTTATTGTTAGATGGTGCAGAAGGGCTGGCACATGGGGCTCTGTGGATCTTGCCCATGGGGAAAAGCAGCAGACTCTACAGAAACATTTCTCAACCTTTTGGATACCAGGGACCGGCTtcctgccttcctaaactgtgtcagggaaatCTCAAAGACTAGTGCTGGACCATGGACCagttgttgagaaacactgctccagAGGAAGCAGTGGAGTAGCAGCTCCAGCCGTGGCCTGGGGAGAGATTCTCAGCCCTCCCAGTTCCTGCATCCATCCTTCCCCTTCACAATCCCATTGCACATCCATGTAACGTTACAGCTGAGAGTCAGGGGAGCTGGGTGCTGTGGCATATACAGGGGCTGCACGTCCCCTTTCCAGACTCCTGCCATCCGACCTCACTCTGTGCAGGGAAGATGCAGCTGTTCAGCTGTGTCCAGGTCCCTCTGCAGATGCGGGGAGGATGATGATTGTATTACCTTAGCATCCAGGAGCCCCAGTTATGGACCAGAGTCCCTCTGTACTAGACACGgcagaaacacagaacaaagggacagtccctgcaccaaagagcttccaatctaataCAAAGGGGACGGGTAAAGCCATCTACACCCTGATGCCTTTATATCCCAAAAGGAGATTTCCCACCTCATGAGGCTGGACCCTGTGGGGATCTTCTGACCTTTTTATTCTAAACAGACAAggggagaaaataaaaaagaaaggagacGGAGACAGACAGAGCCTTCTTCCAGCTGCTACGTCTGCAACACATCAGTTCCCACGTGTGGATTCCCCTGCACTAGACAGTTCAGGGTTTTGCACGTTTCTTTCTGTTCGATTGCTGCATCGTGCGCCCGTTGCGATTCCATGATTCAAAATCCAGATGAGCGTATAAGATTCCACCCTATTTGGCGACAAATAGTAAAATGAGCCCCCTCCTTGTAAAATGAAGGGATACAGGCTGAGACAGAACCGAACATCCAAGTGAGTTTAGCCTGATGAAAAATTCCCTCTCATCTCCGATTCTCCTGCTTTTCCTATAAACTGTGggtgtttttaaaatggaaaccaggGCTGGATTTTGACTTTAAGAACTCACCTGCTGAAAATATTTGGCCAGATCCACACTCCATATAAATGGACGGTCTCCTATTAAGGTcaataagctttggatcaggcccatagcacCTTTCACTGGAAAACCTTcatgtgttttaaaaatataatttgttaCAGCTTTTTATATTATAAGTGCCAAAAATGTTCCCAGGCGCACAAAACCCCTGTAAAGGGCACAGTCAGAACCAATAAAACAGCAAACTTCCCATCATCCTTGCACAGTAAGTCTAGTTATCCACcctttacacatggggaaacagaGTCACAGAGCAGTAAGTGTCTTGCCCACTGTCCCACAGTAAGTTAGTAGGAAAGCTCACAGTAGGACTTGGTCCTCCCTCCCTGCtactccaaccactagacctcactttCACCTCCTCCTTCCAGatcaatcagcttaggtgccaaaCACATGAAGTTGATGGATTAGAAATGCCTGAGACAGATTGATTTAGACAGAGAGTTTGCAAAGAGCCGTACCTGGTTCTCCTCTGAAGCTGGGGGTGCTGAGATCCTGGGCTGGAATCCTGGAACAAACAAAGACAACAGTAAAAGTTCCTCTTCCACAGTCACTCCTCCAGCTGTAGGTGCGCAGGGCACTACCCTGCATGGCACATGGAGAGAGGCTCATCAGAAAGGCTACTGCTCTTTGTGAACTATAGACAAGGTGCCTGGGCCATGGACAGTAGAAGCCTTTCTACATCTCTCCCTTTGTGACGGAGAACAAAGTTGTTCTCCTGACACATGAAATTCAAGATACAGAAAACAAACATTCTGAGATCAGTGCTGGTAGTTGTGACATTTGCAGCGTGTTCATGTGTTGGACGGGACAGTTACAAGCCGGGCAGTAGGATTTCTCTCTGCAGGAGAGAGTCTGGGCTGGGCTGTGTTTCTTACCTAGTGTGGAAGGGCAGAGAGTCCATATAAGGctcagagacaccaccagcagcagcagaccaGCTCCAGCCACAAGCAGCACAATGTAATGTGAGCACtcgctggcaggggctgtgaaaGAAGCTAAAAAAACAGACAAATGTGCCTGACTTGAGCAAAGGGGGCCATGATGCTACAACTTCCAGCTCTTCTCTCCTGACCCCATTTCACCCCAGGCCTTAACCCCCGAGGAGTGAGGCTACAGGAGCCTTCAACACCTTTCACCCTCTGTGTTGCCCCTTCTCCCATAGGCGAATTCTATTCTCCTGTAATCAGAATCTTCTCTGCACCTTCTGCCATCTTCAAAATCCTCCCAGTTGTTCTCTCCTTTCCTCATCGTCTCTCCATCACTTTGCATATTTCACTGGAAAACATCTCTCATCTCAAATGCCTCTCAATTCCCCTTTACTCctgatatttattattatttagctcTTTACAGGGATTCATATGTACAATCTGGGTGAAAGCTGCAGCAGAGATCAGAACTACTTTTTCTTGTGGTCCCTGTAATGTCTCAAGTTTTCTTTCCCAAAACTCCCTGGagaagttttaattaagatatagaATATTCCAGCTTTCTGTGATGGAAAGTTATGTTTAAGCAGCTCTGATTGTGGCCAATTCACCCCTATTTCACATCTGAGTCTCCTTTGGTTTCAAATATCATATCACTCACCTGCAGGATACCTGGTACTTTTCTTCACACTGGTGCCAGAAGAGTTGAATTTGACTTCACAGGTGAAATTCTTCCCACTGGTCCAGGTGTCCATGGGGACGCTGATGTGATTTATGAGTGTTAATGATCCATCTTTTGCTTTCAGTGAGCGCATCAGCCCCTGTTCCTGCAGCTCCTCAGAAACACTCCAGGAAATGTGGACTGGGCTGGATACTCCATGGATCACACAGGCCAGATTCGCTGTCTCAGTGACTTGACTGTCACGTGGAAATGGGATCAGAAGCATCACCCAGCTGCTGTTGGTATAACTGTCTGAGCAGAAGGAGATGGCAAATTCGGTGTGATGATCAAATGAGCTGCAGCCTGATTAAAGGTATTAATCTTTCActcagagagacaagatgggtgaggtaaaatctttcattggaccaacttctgttggtgaaagacacaaactttcaagctgccacagagctcttcttcaggtctgggaaatgtattcaGAGTGCCATTTTCCAGAtttggagaagagctctgtgtcagctcaaaagcttgtctctctcaccaaccgaagcaggtccaataaaagatattaccttacccaccttgtctctccaatgtcctggaaccaacacagccAAAACAACACCGCATATCTGTCACTAAGACATTAATTCAAAGGAACAAATGTATTgaagaagaaaatattaaattACCACACAACCACTAAGTAGGACAATACGTAGCTGCACTACCTAGAAAGAAAATTGCCTACAGTTTTATAAATGTTATAAACTTATCATTAAGTCAAAATATTGTTTCACACGAACATAACTCTTAAGTTAGAAATATTCCCTACCTGGGTGCTCTGAACAGTCACAGACAAACTTCAATAATTTATTTTCGGCACTTTCAGGTTTTACACATATATTTTATAACAATAAATATTGTTACATTCCTCTTATACCCAGAGCATTTAATGTTTAGCTCATCTGTTTGGCTTAAAGCATGTTTTCCTTTGAATCATTCATCAGTAGCTATGGTATCTTATCACATTTTAATGGGAACATGAAATATGCTTTGTCAATCAATCCTTACCTCCAACAATCAGTGTGGTTCCATTCCCGAAGATCAGGTAGCTGCTGTATTCAAATGCACAGTAGTAAATGCCAGACTCAGTCTTTTGCACGTTGCTGATTTCCAGCGTCGAGCTGTGTGTCTTGTGTTTGCAAACAAATTTACCTACATTTTGATCATCCAAACAGCGCTTAATGCAGGTGGGTTTCTCACCTTGTCTTCTCAAATACCAAAACATGCTACTTCCTCCTTCCAGGTTTTCTTTGGAAGAACAGTGGATCTTTGCGGTGTCATTAACTTCAACAAACTGGATCCGCTGAGTCTGGTGCAGAAATAACTGCACTCCTAGCACTGGAGAAATAAAATATCATTATAGTCAGTGTCTGTCAGGTCTTCAGCTGTCACAGATGGACTGGATAGCTCAGCAATAGAAATTACTTAATCTGATAACATCTATGCTCTGCATCCCAAATACTTAAAAAGCTGCTATAACTTCATACAAGTGAATGGAAATCCAATTAATATCCAGCAAAAGTTTTAAAACATATAGATACAGTATTCAATACTAGTGTCCTACTGAAGAGGCTGTTTtccctattccagagcttaatgcAGAAGTTTTACCTGAAGAAGATAAAACCAGATACTCGACAAAGatcattttcttaaaaatagTAGGACAAAATCCTGACTCAGTAGACCAAGGACTGATGCCTAGTGCACTGCTGCAGTGACTGGGTACAATGTCCAGTGAGGAATGCCTCCGAGGAGGATGTGCTGTGGTGATAGATACTAGATGGGTGGGGTAAAGACTCTGCAGAGGGTACAGAAGTTCTTGTAGATTTTCTCTGCATTCCAGTGTCACAGGGGTGTATATGATGATTCAGAATAATTAAACATGCAGAATTTGGATGATGTAAATAAACAAATCCATATGAGTtcagagcacaagtcccattgttTGTCAAAGGAAACTGCTCCTAAACCACTTAGGTCCTTTGACAACCTCAAGCTAAATCTCTCCCCAGCTTTCCATGTTTGGTTTATTGTAGCACAGTTCTTGGTGGCACAATGCAGACATGTAATGATTGTTAGTTGTCTTGCCTTGGAGGACTGTTAACTGCACTTTAGATCATCACACTGAAAGTTCTGGCATGTGCGAGAAAAAAGACAACGTAAGACACAATTTTCAAATAgtgtaagtcccattttcaaaagtgacttttggacagattttcaaaggtatttaggtgcctataaaTGCAGGCagttgcctagtgggattttccagCACGGCTCAGAGGGTTGGGTGCCtcattcctactgaagtcaatggaagttaagcGCCACCCCTTAAGTCTAGCAATAAACTGGTTAAAATGAACTGAACGAGGCTGGTTAAAAAGCTGCTTCTCGCTGCAcaaagcagggagagagaagtaaAGTGCATCTGTCAATGTCCCTTCTGAAACAGCTGACAACAGAGGGCAACATGGGCTAGTGATTAGAGCAATTGGCTCAAAAAAGAACAGAATCCCCGGTTGCCTTGGCCATGTCTCCTTAACCCGCACCCCACTTGTGAGGCTGCACTGACTGGCTGCAGCTCCCCTGGATCGATCTGTCAGAAACCCCCTCCCGGCAGCTCTCTAATGCTGAGGACCATCGTCcttcttccttccctttccctcccctgccttcctccctcccatgGCTGGGGAGTGACCTGGGCTAAATCCCACAGTCGCTGACTGAGGCAAGGTTAAGTGGAAGCAGGAATTTAAAGGACGGCTTGAGTGGTCAAGATTCTGCCTGATTTCTAGCCCATTACTCACAGTGACATGGCTTCCCCTTTGCATCAATGTCAAGAAGAGTTTAGAGGAGCATAAATTACACTCACACCCACTTCCAGGCCCCGGTGTGATACCAGGGTGGAGAGGGATTTAGTGCTAACGAGAATCCAGTCCCCAGGGTCGCTGTTAAGGGGCTGAATGTTGTCAGTGGTCATACAGATAGGCTATAGAAATCATAACGCTATCTGAGCACGATGTCTCCCCAGCCCAGTTCCTGTAAGGGCCTGTTATAACCCTCCCAGTAACACTGACTGACAGTGGTACAAAGCCCTATTTACTGCTCTAGGGATCCTAGTGAAAATGCTTTACAATGTGCATGCTTTAAGGAGCAGAAGGTAGGAGCTGAGCCTAACAGCAGCTGAGCACCCACCACTCCCCTTGACTTTAATCAGTGTTGCAATTGCCCAGCACGTCACAGGAAGTGCCTCAGCAccatgcaggattgggctcttacAGTGTTTATCAAAATCTCTTTAtaccctgtgggggtggggcggggcagctgTCTGACAGCCCCACAGCAGCACTGCACAGAgccttaggacaggaagtgaaaaggCTCAATGTAGCCAGCTACAGCTACGGGAGCAATTTTACACTCGTGTAATTACCAGGGTTGGGGAGAAAATGGAGTTTCCATCCCACACAAATTTTCAAGATACTGAAACATTTTCCTGTGTCAAAATGGTAcaaaaagtaaaaatcttaaaaattTTCTTCAATCAAAAATCATTTTCGGTTTGTGTGAAAAGCAGCATTTTGTTTtaagaattttgaaatgtttccttcCAATTTTGAACATATAAATTTTAGACcatgtaatattttttaaaaattctactaTAATGTATATTTCTAAGGAAGACGTCTTTTTGAACTGGATAACcagaaagtttcattttgaaattctgaaacttttttatcaagtaaaaaaaatgcatcaaAACGGACCgttttccaatggaaaacaaATCTTCTGACAATTTTCTGACAATGAAATGTTTCCTCTAAAGACTTCTGACCAGATCTTGTAATTACCCACAGGGGAAGTTGGCCAAGGAACCAGAACCAGCAGCCCTCATCTTGCTGAAAGTGTCCTCAGTGACTGCAAGTCACCATTCATTCAAGACCTCAGGCTGAAGACACAATTGAAATCTGGGCCCTCCCGCAGCCCCGCTGGGTTCAGTACTCAAGGTAACATGAGATCAGATTCTGCGCCTTAGTCATTCATTTGTTATTGGTGCTCAGAGAATCTTGGaaatgtcagactggaaggaaccttgaaaagtcatccagatcctgcctcagcacaggggtctGGACAAGTAAACCTGGACCATCTCTGACACGTTTGTGTAActtcttcttaaaaacctccagtgacggagattccacaacctcccttggacgcctgttccagagctgaactcTCCTGAGAGTtacaaaaagtttttcctaacatctcacctaaatctcccttgctgcagattaagcccattacttcttctcCAGACTTTAGTGGACAGCTCTTACCATAGCTGAAGGTATGTATGCTTAACAAGCTCTATGTAACACATTTGTTGTGTTATCCATCAAGGGAAACACAGATGCTAAGTGGGATAGAAAGGACCGGCTTCTGCTCTCAGAGACTCCagagtaaatccagagtaactccgcTGACTGCAACAGAGctcctccagatttacactgctgcaaaccagagcagaatctggcccaaagaatTTAAGACGTCACCTTATTTATTACACAATAAGCTGAGCTTGACGCATTGAACAGATAAAAAAGGCAAGACACACAAACATCAATACTGGGTCTTTTTAATGAGTGACAGTTCAAATGACAGCTCGACCAACAAGAAGTTGTGATGCAAACAGGCAGCACCTGCAGGCTCAGGCACCAGGAGAGCTCCAGCCATTGGTAACGTGTGTTATCGTTAGATGGTGCAGAGGGGCTGGAACATAGGGCTCTGTGGATCTCGCCCTTGGGGAAAAGCAGCAGACGCTAGAGCAGCGTTTCTCAACCCTTTTGATACCAggggctggcttgctgcctttctaaactgtgtcagggagatctcagggactggcacTGGTCCATGGATTGGTCGTGGAGAAACACTGCTCCAGAGGAAGCAGCTCCAGCACTGGGCTGGGGAGAGATTCTcatccctcccagctcctcctgcatcCATCCTTCCCCTTCACAAGCCCATCACACATCCATGTTACCTTACTGCAAAGGGAGCATGAGCCTGCTGAGGATCAGGGCAGTTGGGAGCTGTGGCATATACTGTGGCTGCACATCCCCTCTGCAGGCTCCTGCCATCCAGCCTCAGTCTGTGCAGGGAAGCTGCAGCTGTTCAGCTGTGTCTGGGTCCCTCTGCAGATGGTTAGATGATGATGACAATTATTGT contains the following coding sequences:
- the LOC127037732 gene encoding immunoglobulin alpha-2 heavy chain-like isoform X1, giving the protein MLNSTLLARVLRKLPGILKLPPQPLPASAHITLCPLLLELVCCCSWCLSHLDPLPLHTRIEAQDLSTPSFRGAPVLGVQLFLHQTQRIQFVEVNDTAKIHCSSKENLEGGSSMFWYLRRQGEKPTCIKRCLDDQNVGKFVCKHKTHSSTLEISNVQKTESGIYYCAFEYSSYLIFGNGTTLIVGDSYTNSSWVMLLIPFPRDSQVTETANLACVIHGVSSPVHISWSVSEELQEQGLMRSLKAKDGSLTLINHISVPMDTWTSGKNFTCEVKFNSSGTSVKKSTRYPAASFTAPASECSHYIVLLVAGAGLLLLVVSLSLIWTLCPSTLGFQPRISAPPASEENQGGILYAHLDFESWNRNGRTMQQSNRKKRAKP